In Rhinolophus ferrumequinum isolate MPI-CBG mRhiFer1 chromosome 18, mRhiFer1_v1.p, whole genome shotgun sequence, a genomic segment contains:
- the NPY1R gene encoding neuropeptide Y receptor type 1, producing the protein MNSTAFSQVENHSIYYNFSKKNSQFLAFENDDCHLPLAMIFTLALAYGAVIILGVTGNLALIIIILKQKEMRNVTNILIVNLSFSDLLVAIMCLPFTFVYTLMDHWVFGEAMCKLNPFVQCVSITVSIFSLVLIAVERHQLIINPRGWRPNNRHAYVGITVIWVLAVASSLPFLIYQVLTDEPFQNVTIDAYKDKYVCFDKFPLDSHRLSYTTLLLVLQYFGPLCFIFICYFKIYIRLKRRNNMMDKMRDSKYRSGETKRINIMLLSIVVAFAVCWLPLTIFNTVFDWNHQIIATCNHNLLFLLCHLTAMISTCVNPIFYGFLNKNFQRDLQFFFNFCDFRSRDDDYETIAMSTMHTDVSKTSLKQASPVAFKKINNNDNEKI; encoded by the exons ATGAATTCAACTGCGTTTTCCCAGGTTGAAAACCATTCAATCTactataatttttcaaagaagaatTCCCAGTTTTTGGCTTTTGAAAACGATGACTGTCATCTGCCGTTGGCCATGATATTTACATTGGCTCTAGCTTATGGAGCTGTGATAATTCTTGGCGTCACTGGAAACCTGGCCTTGATCATAATCATCTTGAAACAAAAGGAGATGAGAAATGTGACCAACATCCTGATTGTGAACCTTTCCTTCTCAGACTTACTTGTCGCCATCATGTGTCTCCCCTTCACATTTGTCTACACATTAATGGACCACTGGGTTTTTGGTGAGGCAATGTGCAAGTTGAATCCTTTTGTGCAATGTGTTTCAATCACTGTGTCCATTTTCTCCCTGGTTCTCATTGCTGTGGAACGTCACCAGCTGATAATCAACCCACGAGGGTGGAGACCAAATAATAGACATGCTTACGTAGGTATTACTGTCATTTGGGTCCTTGCTGTTGCGTCTTCTCTACCCTTCCTGATCTATCAAGTCTTGACTGATGAACCATTCCAAAATGTCACAATTGATGCTTACAAGGACAAATATGTATGCTTTGATAAATTTCCACTGGACTCTCATAGGTTGTCTTACACCACTCTCCTCTTGGTGCTGCAGTACTTTGGCCCactctgttttatatttatttgctacTTCAAG aTATATATACGcttaaaaaggagaaacaacaTGATGGACAAGATGAGAGACAGTAAGTACAGGTCCGGTGAAACCAAAAGAATCAACATCATGCTGCTGTCCATTGTGGTAGCATTTGCAGTCTGCTGGCTGCCTCTTACCATCTTTAATACAGTGTTTGATTGGAACCATCAGATCATTGCTACATGCAACCATAATCTCTTATTCCTGCTCTGCCACCTCACGGCAATGATATCTACTTGTGTCAACCCCATATTTTATGGATTCCTGAACAAAAATTTCCAGAGAGACTTGCAGTTCTTCTTTAACTTTTGTGATTTCCGGTCTCGGGATGATGACTACGAGACAATAGCCATGTCGACCATGCACACAGATGTTTCTAAGACTTCTTTGAAGCAAGCAAGCCCAGtcgcatttaaaaaaatcaacaacaacgaTAATGAAAAAATCTGA